One window of the Triticum dicoccoides isolate Atlit2015 ecotype Zavitan chromosome 3B, WEW_v2.0, whole genome shotgun sequence genome contains the following:
- the LOC119274303 gene encoding disease resistance protein Pik-2-like produces MELVVGASNATMRSLLGKLGGLLAQEYALVRGVRRDVQYINDELTSMQAFLRDLSTALDDHDNRMKDWMKQIRDMGYDIEDCIDDFAHRIPRDPSSDVKCLFIRTRFYEFRMWLPRRDIASKIADLKVRAQQIGERRRRYGVHNPRNRKNGSGVSAGTYEVAEHQLIERQLIGTKEPVGMTADMRKLEDWLAKSDKSCYEERAILSIVGFGGVGKTTIAMALYQNVRDKFDYRASVTVSQNYDEDAVLLMILKQVKPQESDQEKQRSTGSSAVKQIKTEAINHDKLVKELQDHLAEKRYLLLIDDIWSAKTWESIRKCLPHDNKKGSRVIVTTRFQAVGATCSQREIDFVHPVEFLNEDESKRLFKRSVSESKSIKYSEKELDQVTEEICKICKGLPLAIVTMAGLVASNPDTLSKKWEAVCKSLFPESVPSLTLDGVTRILEYCYNDLPAELRTCSLYLSIFPKGSKISRKRLIRRLIAEGFVSEKHGLSDEEVAETYFNQLIKRKIIRPVEHSSNGKVKSFQVHDMVLEYIVSKSSEENFITVVGGHWLIPMSTNKVRRLSVQSSGSEHGSSTKHMNLSQVRSLTMFRSLDQLHFHSFNNGILQVLDLEGCKGLKEKHLKDMCRMLVLKYLSLRGTDISKVPSKIEKLEYLETLDLRETDVGELPKSAGQLKRIINIFGGNKNPRRGLKLPQEINKETMKALRILSGIEIDEQSTGVEGLHQLTGLKKLAIYKLIILKDSKIFKELRSAIEYLGSCGLQTLALNDEGSDFINSLDTMSAPPRYLSALELSGNLDSLPKWINKLSNLHKLTLSVTVLRMDTFELLCDLPLLFSLTFSLSAAKQDEAIEDILEKNKSESGGEIFVPSGGFKSLKLLRFFAPLVPKLSFPEDAMPALERIEMRFEAFEGLFGIDTLESLQEVHLRVNSAADEITNFIVEDLKAIKKPKIIVDHVITS; encoded by the exons ATGGAGTTGGTGGTAGGTGCCTCGAATGCTACCATGAGGTCTCTCCTGGGCAAGCTGGGTGGCCTTCTAGCCCAGGAGTATGCTCTGGTCCGTGGAGTCCGCCGTGATGTTCAGTACATCAATGATGAGCTTACAAGCATGCAGGCCTTCCTCCGTGACCTCAGCACTGCCCTGGATGACCATGACAACCGGATGAAGGACTGGATGAAGCAGATCCGTGACATGGGTTATGACATTGAAGATTGCATTGATGACTTTGCCCACCGTATCCCCCGTGATCCCAGCAGTGATGTTAAATGCTTATTCATCAGGACAAGATTCTATGAATTCCGGATGTGGTTGCCTCGCCGTGACATTGCGTCAAAGATTGCTGACCTCAAGGTGCGAGCGCAACAGATTGGTGAGCGACGTAGAAGATATGGGGTGCACAACCCAAGGAACCGTAAGAATGGCTCTGGAGTTAGTGCTGGAACATACGAAGTTGCTGAGCATCAGCTCATAGAGCGTCAGCTTATTGGTACGAAGGAGCCTGTGGGGATGACGGCTGACATGAGGAAGCTTGAGGATTGGCTAGCCAAATCTGATAAAAGTTGTTATGAGGAGCGAGCTATTCTGTCCATAGTCGGATTCGGCGGCGTGGGAAAGACTACTATTGCAATGGCTTTGTACCAAAACGTTAGGGATAAATTTGATTATCGGGCATCAGTCACTGTGTCTCAGAACTATGATGAAGATGCAGTCCTCTTGATGATTCTAAAACAAGTCAAGCCGCAGGAGAGTGATCAAGAGAAGCAACGCAGCACTGGCAGCTCTGCTGTAAAACAGATCAAGACTGAAGCAATTAACCACGATAAACTCGTGAAAGAACTACAAGATCATCTGGCTGAAAAAAG GTATCTCCTCTTGATTGATGACATATGGTCTGCAAAAACATGGGAGAGTATCAGAAAGTGCTTGCCACATGATAATAAAAAAGGCAGCAGAGTGATAGTGACTACAAGATTTCAAGCTGTTGGTGCCACATGCTCCCAACGAGAGATTGATTTTGTTCATCCAGTCGAATTTCTTAATGAAGACGAGTCTAAACGGTTATTTAAGCGAAGTGTTTCTGAGTCCAAAAGCATCAAATATAGTGAGAAAGAACTGGACCAAGTCACTGAGGAGATATGCAAGATATGCAAGGGTCTGCCTTTGGCCATAGTTACCATGGCTGGTCTTGTTGCCAGCAACCCGGACACACTCAGCAAAAAATGGGAAGCAGTGTGCAAATCATTATTTCCAGAGTCGGTACCTTCTCTCACCTTGGATGGTGTTACAAGGATACTCGAGTACTGCTACAATGATTTGCCTGCAGAACTCAGGACCTGCTCGTTGTACCTGAGCATTTTTCCCAAGGGTTCAAAAATTAGTAGGAAGCGTTTGATTCGGAGGTTGATAGCCGAAGGTTTCGTTAGTGAGAAGCATGGCTTGTCAGACGAGGAAGTTGCAGAAACATACTTCAATCAGCTGATAAAAAGGAAGATAATACGGCCGGTTGAACACAGCAGCAATGGGAAGGTAAAAAGCTTTCAAGTTCATGATATGGTTCTTGAATATATTGTGTCCAAGTCAAGCGAAGAGAATTTTATTACTGTGGTTGGCGGCCACTGGCTGATACCAATGTCGACCAATAAAGTCCGTCGACTCTCCGTCCAAAGCAGTGGTTCCGAACATGGAAGTTCAACAAAACACATGAACCTGTCGCAAGTGCGATCACTGACCATGTTCCGGAGCCTGGACCAACTTCATTTCCACTCTTTCAATAATGGGATTTTACAAGTGCTGGATCTCGAGGGTTGCAAGGGTTTGAAAGAGAAACATCTGAAGGACATGTGTAGAATGCTTGTGCTGAAGTATTTGAGCCTTCGGGGAACAGATATTTCCAAAGTACCCTCTAAGATTGAGAAACTCGAGTACTTAGAAACTCTCGACCTGAGAGAGACCGATGTTGGTGAGCTGCCAAAATCTGCAGGGCAGCTCAAAAGAATAATCAACATATTTGGTGGGAATAAGAACCCAAGAAGGGGGTTGAAGTTGCCTCAAGAGATTAATAAAGAGACAATGAAAGCACTTCGTATACTGTCAGGGATCGAGATTGATGAGCAATCAACAGGTGTAGAAGGCCTCCATCAGTTGACGGGGCTTAAGAAGCTTGCCATTTACAAGCTCATAATATTGAAGGATAGTAAAATCTTCAAAGAATTACGCTCTGCAATCGAGTATCTTGGCAGCTGTGGTCTGCAGACTCTGGCGCTCAATGATGAGGGATCTGATTTTATCAACTCACTGGACACCATGTCTGCACCCCCAAGATACCTCAGCGCCCTTGAGCTCTCTGGCAATTTGGATAGTCTTCCCAAGTGGATTAACAAACTCAGTAACCTTCACAAATTGACCCTCTCTGTAACAGTTCTTCGGATGGATACTTTTGAGCTCCTCTGTGACCTGCCTTTGTTGTTTTCCCTCACCTTTTCGCTGAGTGCAGCGAAGCAGGATGAGGCCATAGAGGATATCCTTGAGAAGAACAAATCGGAGTCCGGCGGGGAGATCTTTGTGCCAAGTGGAGGATTCAAGAGTCTCAAGCTGCTTCGCTTCTTCGCACCGCTAGTGCCAAAGCTAAGCTTCCCAGAAGATGCAATGCCAGcacttgaaaggatcgagatgcggTTTGAGGCCTTCGAGGGCCTTTTTGGGATCGACACCCTAGAAAGTCTCCAGGAGGTGCACCTCAGAGTCAATAGCGCAGCAGATGAAATAACCAACTTCATTGTTGAAGATTTGAAGGCCATCAAGAAGCCGAAGATAATTGTGGATCATGTCATCACCAGCTGA